The following proteins are encoded in a genomic region of Phycisphaera sp.:
- a CDS encoding VPLPA-CTERM sorting domain-containing protein yields the protein MKKTIYGGLLVALATTAATASTVTVTFGDSTRHDPLPGAPGTVERNRGGEFLMTGDLGSFSSFCLEYDETIAESTYNFSIDTVVRSGGVGGGSPDPLSAETAELYRQFVSGAIGPAMGQSNTAFNNAVQDAFWYLEEELGAVDFTAATADASSANFANLSASAQTLVDSVWGTTASVGRVRALNLTSIVSGADRQSILYMVAIPLPSAGALALAGLFGVAAVRRRRVL from the coding sequence CCACTACGGCGGCCACCGCTAGCACCGTGACCGTGACTTTCGGCGACAGCACCCGGCATGACCCGCTTCCCGGTGCTCCCGGCACCGTCGAGCGTAATCGCGGCGGCGAGTTCCTCATGACCGGCGATCTCGGCAGCTTCAGCTCGTTCTGCTTGGAGTATGACGAGACCATCGCCGAGAGCACGTACAACTTCTCGATCGACACCGTCGTGCGGTCGGGTGGTGTTGGCGGCGGGTCGCCCGACCCGCTCAGCGCCGAGACGGCCGAGTTGTACCGCCAGTTTGTGTCTGGGGCGATCGGGCCGGCCATGGGCCAGTCGAACACCGCGTTTAACAACGCCGTCCAGGACGCGTTCTGGTACCTCGAGGAAGAGCTCGGCGCCGTCGATTTCACCGCCGCGACCGCTGATGCCTCGAGCGCGAACTTCGCGAACCTGAGTGCGAGCGCCCAGACCCTGGTCGATTCGGTGTGGGGCACGACCGCCTCGGTTGGTCGCGTCCGCGCCCTGAACCTCACGAGCATCGTGAGTGGTGCGGATCGCCAGAGCATCCTGTACATGGTGGCTATCCCGCTGCCGAGTGCTGGCGCTCTGGCACTTGCCGGCTTGTTCGGCGTTGCCGCCGTCCGCCGTCGCCGCGTGCTCTGA